The proteins below come from a single Trachemys scripta elegans isolate TJP31775 chromosome 16, CAS_Tse_1.0, whole genome shotgun sequence genomic window:
- the LOC117888840 gene encoding V-set domain containing T-cell activation inhibitor 1-like, protein MGKLRHRGGQAASEVHRGCVAEQGFEPRTPESQSLITRHRSLPSKAATKTFLIHWLHFPILFIGKVQSAPDVVAHFGGDVTLSCLFPSRPGMNLQRLTLTWQKERAGAEALVVHSYYYGREQLEKQDEAYRNRTWLDPEGLAQGNASLTLRGVHMQDEGVYLCHVTSELGRTSEPRELRVGGECWGCCIPNGSG, encoded by the exons atggggaaattgaggcacagaggcgGACAGGCTGCATCCGAGGTGCACAGAGGGTGTGTGGCAGAACAAGGATTCGAACCCAGGACTCCAGAGTCCCAGTCATTAATCACTAGGCACCGTTCCCTGCCGTCCAAGGCAGCCACGAAGACTTTCCTCATCCATTGGCTGCACTTTCCCATTCTGTTCATAGGAAAAG TGCAGTCGGCACCAGACGTGGTAGCTCATTTCGGGGGGGACGTCACCCTGAGCTGCCTCTTCCCGTCCCGGCCCGGGATGAACCTCCAGCGTCTGACCCTCACCTGGCAGAAGGAGCGGGCGGGGGCAGAGGCCCTGGTGGTTCATAGTTATTATTATGGGAGGGAGCAGCTGGAGAAACAGGATGAGGCTTATAGGAACCGGACCTGGCTGGATCCAGAGGGGCTGGCCCAGGGGAACGCGTCTCTGACACTGAGGGGCGTCCACATGCAGGACGAGGGCGTCTATCTCTGCCACGTCACCTCGGAGCTGGGCAGGACATCTGAACCCAGGGAGCTGAGAGTGGGAGGTGAGTGCTGGGGATGCTGCATCCCAAATGGGTCTGGCTAA
- the LOC117888841 gene encoding CD276 antigen-like, with amino-acid sequence MNLQHLTLTWQKERVGAEALVVHSHYYGKDQLARQDEAYTNQTHLDPEGLAQGNASLMLRGVRMQDEGIYHCHVHSELSGNLETRQLTVTQTSHILAKQTGIAGNAAGLGACWVPLLSLCLVLIVPVL; translated from the exons ATGAACCTCCAGCACCTGACCCTCACCTGGCAGAAGGAGCGGGTGGGGGCAGAGGCCCTGGTGGTTCATAGTCACTATTATGGGAAGGACCAGCTGGCAAGACAGGATGAGGCTTATACGAACCAGACCCACCTAGATCCAGAGGGACTGGCCCAGGGGAACGCGTCCCTGATGCTGAGGGGTGTCCGCATGCAGGATGAGGGCATCTATCACTGCCATGTTCATTCTGAGCTGAGTGGGAATTTGGAGACTAGACAACTTACAGTGACTCAGACCAGCCACATCCTGGCCAAGCAGACCGGGATTGCAGGAAATGCTGCAG GACTGGGTGCCTGCTGGGTCCCTTTGCTGAGTCTCTGCCTGGTGCTGATCGTACCTGTTCTCTGA
- the LOC117889061 gene encoding cytochrome c oxidase subunit 6B1, with amino-acid sequence MADSIQAKLDNYKTAPFDSRFPNQNQTRNCWQNYLDFHRCEKAMTAKGADTTCCQWYRRVYTSLCPISWVNAWDERLAEGTFPGKI; translated from the exons ATGGCTGACAGCATCCAGGCCAAGCTGGACAACTACAAAACCGCCCCCTTCGACAGCAGGTTCCCGAATCAGAACCAGACTCGCAACTGCTGGCAGAACTACCTCG aCTTCCATCGCTGCGAGAAAGCCATGACAGCCAAGGGAGCCGACACCACGTGCTGCCAGTGGTACCGCCGTGTGTACACGTCCCTCTGTCCCATCTCTTGG GTCAATGCCTGGGATGAGCGCCTGGCAGAAGGGACCTTTCCCGGCAAGATCTGA